DNA from Streptomyces rishiriensis:
ATGGGGAACGCGTGGTCCTGTTGGCACCCGCGCAGCCAGTGCCGTGCCCGGACCAGCCGCGGATCGTGGGTGTAGCCGGTGTCCGCCAGGCCGCGGGCGACGTAGGACCCGCCGATCAGGTCGAGTCCCTGCATGATGTGCCATGAGCCGTCCGGCTGCACGTTCGACCGGAGGTAGTCGACGGTGTCGGCGATCATGCGTGCGGGGGCGTCGGCACGGCACAGGCCGATGCACACCACCGCGGTGAGCCAGTTGTCCCCGCCGTATCCGCCGCGGTCGTTCTCCCCGCGTTCCATCTGCCGGAGCAGGCGGAGCGCGGTCGGCCGGGCCAGCCGGTGCAGCAGCCGTCCGACGCCCCCCGGGGTGTCGTGGTGGGCCTGGATGAAGGCCATGGCCACGAAGGGCGCGGCCCGGAAGGAGAGTCGGGGCCGCCAGAGCCGCCGCGGCAGCAGAAGCAACTCCAGTGGGATACGCCGGGATCCGCGCATGTCCCGCAGACCCGCCAGGACGAGAAACGTCGTGGCCATGTGGACCATCCCCGGGTCGGCGAGCGACTCCACACCGCCGAGCGACTCGAGCAGCTCCAGCGCACGCCGCCAGGGCTCCTCGGCCGTCCGGGGAGCTGTCAGCCTCAGGGCCGCTGCCGTCACCACGGTGGGCACCAGCTGCGACGCGGCGCCGGGCACTCCGCCCCAGCCGCCGTCGGCGTTCTGGACGGACACCAGCCACGCCGTTCCCCGCTCGATCAGCTCGCGCGAGCGCTCGGGATCGGCGACGTGCAGGGCGACGACCGCGCCGGCGGTCCCCAGGACGGCGGTGGGGCGGCGGTTCGGCCAGAAACCCTCCGGACGCTGCGTCGCGAACAGCGCCTCCGCGGCGCGCGCGACCGATGCCTCGACTCGGCTGTCCACGTCTGAGCACAAAACGAACCGTCCTCCTTAGGGAAAGCGAGCCGGTGCGGTCGCCGTGTCCTCGCCGGGGGGCGCGGCGACGCCGTGCGGGAATTCGTACCGGGAGCGCATGGCCTGTTGGGTGCCGAGCGTGGCGGCGAGCATCGGGGCGAGGATCCCGAGCGTGACGAGGCCTCCGAGGCTCGGCACCAGGAACGCGGCGGCGAGCACCATTCGTTCGACGACCAGGACCTCGTGCGAACGCAGGGCGAGGTGTGCCGCGGGCTCGGGTCCGGACGCGTACAGCATGCCGAAGGCGCCGCCCCCGAGGCCGGCCGCGATCAGGAGCGTCACGAGGCCGCCCTCCCGGTCGCCCGGCATGGTGAGAAGCCCCGCAGCGGCCACGGAGACGGCCAGCGCGTAAAGTCCCGCCGCCGTCCGGACGGCCGTCCGCAGCCCGTGTCGGACCGGGAAGGTGGCGTATCCGCCCGCTCGGTCGCCGGAGACGTCGCGCAGCGTGCCGACGAGATTGGACGCGGCGTCGTGCGCCCAGAACACCGGCACGAACAGGAGGATCTCCACCGGCGGGTGGGCCGAGGCAGTCATCGCCCCGAAGACGAGCGCCCCGCCGGTCAACGATCCGCGGACGAGATTGCCCAGCAGCCCCTTGGCCTTGAAGAAGCCGTTGTAGGCCATCGCCCCGCCGATACCGGCGGCGGTCACGACGAGGGTGCGGTAGTTGACGACGGCCGCCGTGACGACGGCGGCCATGGCCAGCACCGTGCCGCACCAGACTGCCGTGCGGGGGCGGATCAGCCCCGACGGGATGGGCCGCTGAGGTTTGCTGATCGCGTCGAGCTCGCGGTCGAGGTAGTCGCCGA
Protein-coding regions in this window:
- a CDS encoding prenyltransferase/squalene oxidase repeat-containing protein, producing MDSRVEASVARAAEALFATQRPEGFWPNRRPTAVLGTAGAVVALHVADPERSRELIERGTAWLVSVQNADGGWGGVPGAASQLVPTVVTAAALRLTAPRTAEEPWRRALELLESLGGVESLADPGMVHMATTFLVLAGLRDMRGSRRIPLELLLLPRRLWRPRLSFRAAPFVAMAFIQAHHDTPGGVGRLLHRLARPTALRLLRQMERGENDRGGYGGDNWLTAVVCIGLCRADAPARMIADTVDYLRSNVQPDGSWHIMQGLDLIGGSYVARGLADTGYTHDPRLVRARHWLRGCQQDHAFPIYDAPPGGWGWEGPRGWPNFLDSANVLAALTPSDDEEPAERLRHGLDWLLSRQDGRGSWGTFVPDTTLTNDGPCPYTTAQCVETLLDGGLSRGDPRIVRALDWLLACQRPDGTYEGLWYRGLTSATATALVAFARGGVGDHPAARRAREALLKAQLADGSWGPGQTGTLGDDPSRGTVEETAWALRGLLAAGLPAEDERLRRAAEWLMSAQGDDGLWPASPVCLHIRRLAYYVDGLIGNGLVLRALGAYRGALTAGPVAEREAW
- a CDS encoding UbiA family prenyltransferase, yielding MSGRRSATTLMAHVRTWRPYTLWYVGLVGLAGHAIATDGHAAPELAAAWAVPTLVWVAAHYLGDYLDRELDAISKPQRPIPSGLIRPRTAVWCGTVLAMAAVVTAAVVNYRTLVVTAAGIGGAMAYNGFFKAKGLLGNLVRGSLTGGALVFGAMTASAHPPVEILLFVPVFWAHDAASNLVGTLRDVSGDRAGGYATFPVRHGLRTAVRTAAGLYALAVSVAAAGLLTMPGDREGGLVTLLIAAGLGGGAFGMLYASGPEPAAHLALRSHEVLVVERMVLAAAFLVPSLGGLVTLGILAPMLAATLGTQQAMRSRYEFPHGVAAPPGEDTATAPARFP